tatctttttctttttagtttctattttttcttctcttcttttctttttctttccttatcTCACATTCTATTATCCATTCTCGCTTGTACTCTTCTTGAATTAGATTTACAAAAATTGATTCTCCAAAAGCTACAAACTTAGAAACTTGAATAGATTTGGCTCTTATAAATATCTACCATTTTAGGTAAAATTATatagaagaaaaagataaagtTAAATATGTAAAAACatttaaacccaaaaaaaaaaaaaaccgcccATTGTATTGTTGTAAACTTTCAACAATGGCCCCTAATTTTACAAGCTCAATAGGTGTTAGGATGTGTGGAATGTTGATACATCTGAAGAAATACAATACATGACATCTTCAATTCATGCCAAATGTACTAATGCAAAATTCCAAAGTTAAATTTGGTTTATTCTAATCACAACCCATTGAACACAAATAGCCAAACGTAGTATTGCCATCTGCCACACAAACATGGCACAAGACACCAAAAGCATTCAAATCATTGCATGTTTCTGTGTTAGATCCAAAACTCCACCACCCTTTTTTTCTAGATACATGTGAAAATCCGCCAACCAATAAAGAGCACTCCACCTCAGATAAAAAAATCTCTTGCACCCAATGGTTGTTTGCCATGTCAGCAGATAAGAGGAACTTTTCCCATAAATGAAATTCTTTCCAGTAGTTGGTATGGGGACTAAGGTGGCCATGGATTAAGATAAAATAAGTACAAAAACCAATCAGGAAATCTTTTGGTGCCCATGATGGGGATTGGGTAACCGTAATTACCAAAATACCCTTTTTGAAATTGGGCAGAAATGTAGACCAAAATGCTCAAAAACAAATTATGGTGAATTCTTATGTTTAGGAGTTGATAATAGCCTAATAGGCGAATGACCTATTCTTCTAAGAACTAGTTGTTAATTGCTTTAAGACAATTCAAGAGGACAAACAATAAAGGAAGTATGATATATTAAATGAGGCCGAGCTTTAGTCAAACTTTTAATTGCAAATCATGATAATTTTGAACTTTTTATGTAATGTAAAATGTCAAGAACATTGTGTTACCATGATAAATTGTTGCATAGATTACAACAATTATGTAATTTAAGATGTCAAGAACATTTGTGTTAACATGATGAATTGTTACATAGATTACAACCACATAcaattaggttttttttttaatctaaaaaAAGGACCTGATCCCACTTCAGGCCCCAACTCTTATTTGGATTGTTGGATTATTCCACATTTTTGTTACAAGGGTCGAACTCTGGTGGATGCCCTAACTAGGGACTACACCACCAGGTTAGCTATCTTGGAGAGACATACAATTAGGGTTAGTTACAAAACATTTTATTCTTATACTTCCGTTCATAGTTTCTTCGTCACTTGGTTGAATCCCCCTCTCCTAACGCACTTTAGAAACACTAATGATTGcaattataataaaattgattagggaaaaatgaataaaaaatactGCAAATGTTATTGTCCCTTGTTTAATATCTTCACTTTGCAAGCTTTGGGACAACAAAGTACCTGCTCAGTGATTAGCATTAAAAATTAAGTTCTTTAGCTTCTTCAACCAACTAGGTATTTGAAGAAGTTGCGTGTAAATTTGTTACTAGTTACTACCATATCAGCATACCAtcaaaaaatactaaaatatttTGCAACGaaaatatttgaatttttaatTCCAATTTTTTCCCATTTTGGTTAGAcaggaaaaatttgaaaaaaaaaaaaatttagttccATAAAAGTTATCTCAATAAGGGTGGTTATGTCAATGAATGATGTCACTAGATAGAAAATCTAAGCTTAGACTTCTCCATTTGCTTAGCGCAAAAGTGGTCCTACTCCCTTCCCATAACTGATTAAACCTTCCCTCTCCTtgtccctttcttttctctttccatcGCCCAACCAAAGTTTTCCAGTCCCTCACTCCAGAGTCCAGACTCCACACTCTAGTGTGTGTCTATGTGTGATGAAGTGTGTGTGAGAGACAGAGTGAGGGGAAGGATAGGGGTTTTGAAGGGTGAAGACTGAAGGGTTCTCTCTGCTATATCCACTGAACTGATCAACGGAGGAATTGGACCTTATTATCTGCCCCTCTCGTGATTCACTTTgtcccaaaagaaaagaaaaaaaaactctcacCTCTAGAAAtaaccatatatatataaacctcAAGGTTGTCCATTCTTGGATTCCTTTACCAGACACGTTTCCACTTTTGAGATATTTCTCTGAATTCTCAGCATCCCTCTTCACCAAATCTTATTTCTATTCTTGACACTAGAATTTTGGGTTCTTGTGTGCATTTACTCCTCTTTCTTCGCCATCAGTCTTTGACAATTTGAGCTTTTCAGAGTTTTTAAAGCACCGtgtttcaatttttctttcatcCTGCAAAACTTTCACCGGACAGACAGTagcttttccttttgctttacCTCATAGCTCGGCTGAAGATAGGAACTTCATAAATTCTGGAGGACAATTTTAAGTAGACTTTTCCTTTCAATGTGACGGTAAATTCAAGGCTGATTTTTGGAggctttcttgtatttttctggCCTTCCTTTTTAAAGGGTTTCTGGTGACTTCTTAGTCTGAGGTACTGTTAAAAGGTTTTGGCCTGTTCACTTTTTCTTGACGGTCATTTAGGTTCTTTTGGTCCATAGTGAAGTGAAGTGAAGTGGTACCTTTTAGGGTTTAAGCCTTCAGGGCTCTTGTACTTTCTTCTCCTTTGCGGACAGTTCCTCTTTACCTATTCAACTCTTGCTACTTCTCTGCCGATTGTTGCTGAAACTTTGCTGAGTTTAAAGCTGTCCCTTTTCGCATCTTCATCATTAAGGTGCAATTGAAGCTTGAAACTATTCAAGAATTGCTGGAGTTTCCAGCTTTTTTTGTTTTACTGTTTTGTGAAGTGGGATTTCCTCAAAGCTTTCCCATTTTCATGACAATTGTCTTTTATTAGGCTTTGAATTCAGTTTTCCAGTCTTCTTTCTGAAATTAAATTCTGTCCTGAAAGTCGAAAGGTTGCAATTTGCAGCTTCTGAATGAAGGCATAAGTAGCTCAGCTTTCCATCTTGTCTTGATGGGATTTTACTCTTGATTGAAGGCTTTTGTCAAGTTTCTCCTGGATTGaattttttcaatctttttgaTTCAATCTACAAATGTCTTCTTGTTTGAGTGGAGGCGGTCGAGCATACAGATTAAACCTTGAGATTATCAAATCTCCAACAACATCATGGACGTCACAGTCGTCATCTCCTTCATCAACTCTCTCAGAATCAAGCAACTCTCCGATTGCAATCTCCACTAGAAAGCCTCGAACACCTCGAAAAAGGCCTAATCAGACATACAATGAAGCAGCTGCTCTGCTTTCCACAGCCTATCCTAAAATcttctccacaaaacacctcaccAAGCCTTGCAAATTCACCAAACAACAGTACCCCTTTTCATATGAGCCATCAGACTTGTTACTACCTTTTCCAGTCATCGATAATTCGAGCTTCTTGATACATCATCCACCTGTGCTAGAGAAGCCTAATAGTTATCCAATTGAGCAAAAGATGGCAAGTTCTTGTGAAAAGCCATGCCAGAGTCCAGGGGAAATCAATTCCAAGATGAATTTCTCGGAGGTGTCTGATGATTTCAATGAGGATTTCGATGCAGAGTCAATACTTGATGAGGAAATTGAACAGGGAATTGACAGCATAATGGGGAATTTAGGTGTGGAAAATGAAGCAGTTGATGAGTCTAATACGTTTTGTTATGGTGCTAATACTAGTCAAATAGGAACTTGTTATGGTTATCCAGTTGGGCTAGGATTTGGAGTTAATTCTGTGTATGGAAATTTTGGGATGAGAAATAATCACATTAGAGCATTTAGGAATAGTGACGAGGGAGATTGGTGGTTTCCTAGTGTAAATGTCCGTGACATCACACCAAAATTCCATAAATCACCGgcggagaagaagaaaaaaaaggtcgAAAAGACGGTCGAATTGAAGAATCTAGCAGAACCATCATCAGTAACTGCAAAGGAGACTCCAATTTCATCATCATCTGCTAGAGCAACGAAGCAAAATTCCGGTCCTGCACAAAAATTAGCCAAGGACAAAGTCAAGGACAAGGACAAGGACAATGACAAGGAGGAGGAGCCTAATGAGCCTAAGCCAAATGTTGGTAGCTTGCTACTAAAATTGAACTACGACAGCGTTTTGACTGCGTGGTCCGATGGGCCGTCGCCATTTTCCGATGACTCTCCAGTGGCTGAGGCTTCCGGAAATGATGTACAAGTATGCTCTCTCTAGTCCTCCCGCCCTGAAATTGATACTAGTGGTTCGTTATTTTAGTTAAGCGTACTAAGCTTATTGTTTTATGCTATGCTCATGTCGCACGTgctaactttttcttttttgcaaaaTCGGCCTTTTCTCTTTGGAACTCTTTTTAGTGCTTTTTTAGAATTGTTTTTAAGTTATTGGAATTTGTTAATCATTAGTCACAAAATTTAATCATGATGGCTGTCGTTGGCTTCGTACGACGGCACTATCAAACAGCTGTTTAGGTAGGACCTtttaccaaaacaaaaaaaaaaaaaaagatttttagaatttattttggttgttcctttaaaaaattaatcctcAAGGAAGAAATTCTGtgtcaatttttgttttatacACTCTAATTAGTGGTATGACTACACTAGTAATAAATAACAATTTTCTACATTCCATTAGTGTGACAAGATGGCGTCCCTTTTACTATTTTTTCTCCATGTGTTTGTTTCTTAATTGAACGAGCTTTTCCTTCtttgattttaaaataatttaattaactttATTATACGTCAAACTTTACTATCTTATTATAGGGAATGCATAAACTAATTAAAAATTGTGGGTTCCATATTATTTTAAGCTGTCTGTCATTCTTCATTAACCTAGTAGCATCTTGTAGGTATCCAACTTTGTTTAGAACTCTTTGAAGTCTACACTGAATTTCTTAAGGTCTTTATAAAATATTGAAAACTCCATGTATTTATGCACCACAATATTTATTTAGAAAAATTCTGTACTAAACGATAAATGACTTAAActatagaaaaaaaattaaaaaaattgctCACTTTCTTGATTTTAGAGATTCTATGTTGATTTCTATCGTTTAGAAATATCGTGATATTGAGTCGCATATGAACTCATTTATTTAATCGGTTAAGTAAACATGATTTTAAAAATTCACTAAAACATAGCAACTAACAACTATCCATTTAACCAAATGATAACCAAAATGTAGCGGatgaaaaattcttttttccAAGAATTGGCTTGGATGACTTTATCAATTACTATTAGTATTTTGTTTTGCAGTTGGGAGCATGAATCATGTGATGTTCACATGTTTACTTAGAAATGGTACTACTAGTACTCTAAAACATATATATAGTTTTCAATTGtcaaatgagaaacaaaataTACACATTTTCTTGGATGGTTTTGCAAAAttcctttttccaaaaatttgcttGGATGATTTTGTCAATTACCACCAATCATTTTCTGTTGCATTTGGGAGCATTAATCATTTTTCAAATCTATATTGAGTGCAGGCCAGGCTGGCTAAAATAGACTTATTCTCAGAAACAGGTGGAGTTAGGGAAGCCAGCGTATTGCGCTACAAGGAAAAGCGACGCACGCGCCTATTCTCGAAGAAAATCAGGTACCAAGTCAGGAAAGTCAATGCTGATCGACGGCCCAGAATGAAGGTATTTAACGGTTTTCTTTCGCCTTGCTAGCATTTTGGGTTAATTTTAATATACACACTAAACTACCACTCGTTGTTAATTTTACCCCTAGATATCAAGTTTTTTAGTATTGTTAAATCAATTGTAGCGTTTTAGTAGGTTATACTATTATTCTGAAAAGGCTTCAATATGTGCAATTTGCATGAGTTTATTCCAATACccttgtggttat
The Coffea arabica cultivar ET-39 chromosome 6c, Coffea Arabica ET-39 HiFi, whole genome shotgun sequence genome window above contains:
- the LOC113692764 gene encoding protein CHLOROPLAST IMPORT APPARATUS 2 isoform X2; translated protein: MSSCLSGGGRAYRLNLEIIKSPTTSWTSQSSSPSSTLSESSNSPIAISTRKPRTPRKRPNQTYNEAAALLSTAYPKIFSTKHLTKPCKFTKQQYPFSYEPSDLLLPFPVIDNSSFLIHHPPVLEKPNSYPIEQKMASSCEKPCQSPGEINSKMNFSEVSDDFNEDFDAESILDEEIEQGIDSIMGNLGVENEAVDESNTFCYGANTSQIGTCYGYPVGLGFGVNSVYGNFGMRNNHIRAFRNSDEGDWWFPSVNVRDITPKFHKSPAEKKKKKVEKTVELKNLAEPSSVTAKETPISSSSARATKQNSGPAQKLAKDKVKDKDKDNDKEEEPNEPKPNVGSLLLKLNYDSVLTAWSDGPSPFSDDSPVAEASGNDVQKQVELGKPAYCATRKSDARAYSRRKSGTKSGKSMLIDGPE
- the LOC113692764 gene encoding protein CHLOROPLAST IMPORT APPARATUS 2 isoform X1, whose translation is MSSCLSGGGRAYRLNLEIIKSPTTSWTSQSSSPSSTLSESSNSPIAISTRKPRTPRKRPNQTYNEAAALLSTAYPKIFSTKHLTKPCKFTKQQYPFSYEPSDLLLPFPVIDNSSFLIHHPPVLEKPNSYPIEQKMASSCEKPCQSPGEINSKMNFSEVSDDFNEDFDAESILDEEIEQGIDSIMGNLGVENEAVDESNTFCYGANTSQIGTCYGYPVGLGFGVNSVYGNFGMRNNHIRAFRNSDEGDWWFPSVNVRDITPKFHKSPAEKKKKKVEKTVELKNLAEPSSVTAKETPISSSSARATKQNSGPAQKLAKDKVKDKDKDNDKEEEPNEPKPNVGSLLLKLNYDSVLTAWSDGPSPFSDDSPVAEASGNDVQARLAKIDLFSETGGVREASVLRYKEKRRTRLFSKKIRYQVRKVNADRRPRMKGRFVRTPNSPDSEQG